The following proteins are encoded in a genomic region of Anaerolineae bacterium:
- a CDS encoding Membrane protein gives MRNAKFLGLFFLVIAAGLKTILLITDRFPFNADEAIVALMARHILLNGERPVFFYGQAYMGSLDAFLVAIGFAFFGFHVWVIRAIQIVLYLLVILFTVRLTSLIFSPSNGKWYTAALLAVPTVNVTLYTTVSLGGYGEALLIGNLILYDGLKLLRVLEKEGFLPLRRIGSLGFWIGLGFWVNGLTAIYALPVLLSLLWAGFQNRRVVDQKRTGIAIGIFCLAWLLGSLPWWYYAIQEGMDRLISELFGSAIATSEGNVLQQAIRNLLNLLIFGSTVLFGLRPPWEIRWLALPLAPFALAIWLALLGWWTREVIGNRARLQPWVITGIAITFSLAFVFTPFGADPSGRYFLPLWIVLSLIAGEMTVRYIPKVRYQICLIGVLVVFNLWGMIECAIRTPPGLTTQFDPVAVIDHRPMPDLIQFLRERGETRGYTNYWVAYPLAFLSEEQIIFSPRLPYHPDLRYTSRDDRYPAYTQQVIKSERVAYITTKNPELDKILTQRFEAANIAWQETWIGDYHVFYRLSKAIHPQQIGLGEMSP, from the coding sequence ATGCGAAATGCGAAGTTTCTTGGGTTATTTTTCCTGGTCATCGCAGCGGGCTTGAAAACGATCTTGCTGATTACCGATCGCTTTCCCTTTAACGCCGATGAGGCAATTGTAGCATTAATGGCACGCCACATTCTGTTAAATGGGGAGCGACCGGTTTTTTTCTATGGACAGGCGTATATGGGTAGTCTGGATGCCTTCCTGGTTGCTATCGGCTTTGCATTTTTTGGCTTTCACGTTTGGGTGATTCGGGCTATCCAGATTGTTCTCTATCTGTTGGTAATCCTCTTTACGGTGAGGTTGACTTCTCTGATCTTTTCGCCCTCAAATGGCAAATGGTACACAGCAGCCTTGCTTGCTGTGCCAACGGTTAATGTGACTCTGTACACAACCGTCAGCCTGGGAGGATATGGGGAAGCATTGTTGATTGGCAATTTGATTTTGTATGATGGGTTGAAACTCTTACGGGTTTTGGAGAAGGAGGGCTTTCTGCCCTTAAGGCGGATAGGCAGTTTGGGGTTCTGGATTGGTTTGGGGTTTTGGGTGAATGGCTTAACTGCCATTTACGCCCTGCCGGTTCTTTTAAGCCTGCTTTGGGCTGGGTTTCAAAACCGCAGAGTTGTCGATCAAAAGAGGACAGGCATTGCGATCGGTATCTTCTGCCTCGCCTGGCTCTTGGGTTCGTTGCCCTGGTGGTATTATGCTATTCAAGAAGGAATGGACAGATTGATTTCCGAATTGTTTGGCTCAGCTATTGCCACTTCCGAAGGAAACGTGTTGCAACAGGCAATCAGGAATTTGCTCAACTTGTTGATCTTTGGAAGCACCGTGCTTTTCGGCCTGCGCCCGCCATGGGAAATCCGCTGGCTGGCATTACCACTGGCACCTTTTGCCCTGGCGATTTGGCTGGCTTTGTTGGGCTGGTGGACGCGAGAGGTGATCGGCAATAGAGCCCGACTTCAACCGTGGGTGATTACAGGGATCGCAATTACTTTCAGCCTGGCTTTTGTTTTTACGCCTTTTGGGGCAGACCCTTCTGGCAGATATTTTCTCCCCTTATGGATCGTTCTCTCCTTGATTGCTGGCGAGATGACGGTCAGGTATATCCCGAAGGTTCGCTATCAAATTTGCCTGATTGGAGTGCTGGTTGTTTTTAACTTGTGGGGGATGATCGAATGCGCCATCCGAACGCCACCCGGGCTGACGACTCAATTTGATCCTGTTGCTGTCATTGATCATCGCCCGATGCCAGATTTGATTCAGTTCTTGCGCGAGCGTGGCGAAACGCGCGGCTATACCAATTACTGGGTTGCCTATCCCTTGGCTTTTTTGAGCGAAGAACAAATCATCTTTTCACCACGTTTGCCCTATCATCCGGATTTGCGATATACGTCCCGCGATGATCGCTATCCAGCCTATACTCAGCAGGTTATCAAAAGTGAGCGGGTTGCTTATATTACGACGAAAAATCCTGAGTTGGATAAAATTCTCACCCAGCGGTTTGAGGCGGCAAACATCGCATGGCAGGAGACGTGGATTGGGGATTATCATGTTTTTTACCGTCTTTCCAAAGCCATTCATCCCCAGCAGATCGGCTTAGGGGAAATGTCTCCTTGA
- a CDS encoding Sphingosine-1-phosphate lyase translates to MDIAKIQQELNAALKPYKDEIPGFRSLPKEGLSRSEIVDLIAELSQREAPRWQSGKVSGAVYHGDPNHIEFQNTVYSLQSQANPLHMDIWPSITKFEAEIVSMTAHMLGAGQTEDEIVGTVSSGGTESILLAMKTYRDWARATKNITAAEIVAPSTAHVAFEKAAQYFGMKLIRVPVGEDFRADVKAMEAALTPNTVVMVGSAPPFPHGIVDPIEELSEIARQHGIGFHTDACLGGFLLPWAEKLGYPVPKFDFRLPGVTSMSCDTHKYGYAAKGTSVVLYRGRELRHYQYYVSTDWCGGIYLSPTMTGSRPGGLSAAAWAALVSMGESGYLEAARRILKSAETIKKGIAAIPELRVLGDPLFVIAFTSDTLDIYAISDVMSKAGWNLNGLQNPPAVHLAVTIRHTQEGVAERFLADLQQAVETVKSHPEMQGNMTPVYGMTANVVLREAVDQFLRGLLDTVFEP, encoded by the coding sequence ATGGACATTGCCAAAATTCAACAGGAGCTAAATGCAGCTCTCAAACCCTATAAAGATGAAATTCCCGGCTTTCGGAGCCTGCCGAAAGAGGGCTTGAGTCGATCAGAAATTGTCGATCTGATTGCCGAACTTTCCCAACGCGAAGCTCCCCGCTGGCAAAGCGGTAAAGTCTCGGGCGCGGTTTATCATGGCGACCCCAACCACATTGAATTCCAAAATACTGTATATAGCCTGCAATCCCAGGCCAACCCCCTGCACATGGATATCTGGCCCAGCATCACCAAATTCGAGGCTGAGATCGTTTCCATGACTGCCCATATGCTCGGCGCAGGTCAAACCGAAGACGAGATCGTTGGCACTGTTTCTTCGGGCGGTACCGAAAGCATCCTGTTAGCGATGAAAACCTACCGGGATTGGGCAAGAGCAACGAAAAACATTACCGCTGCGGAGATCGTTGCCCCTTCAACTGCACATGTTGCCTTCGAGAAAGCGGCTCAGTATTTTGGCATGAAACTGATCCGCGTTCCGGTGGGCGAAGACTTTCGGGCAGATGTTAAGGCGATGGAAGCCGCTCTGACCCCAAATACCGTGGTGATGGTAGGCTCGGCGCCTCCTTTTCCGCACGGCATCGTTGACCCCATAGAAGAATTGTCTGAGATCGCCCGCCAGCACGGTATTGGTTTCCACACCGATGCCTGTTTGGGAGGTTTCTTATTACCATGGGCAGAAAAACTGGGCTATCCCGTGCCAAAATTCGATTTCCGGCTGCCCGGTGTCACTTCAATGTCATGTGACACCCATAAATATGGCTATGCAGCCAAGGGCACCTCCGTTGTGCTCTATCGCGGGCGAGAGTTACGGCATTATCAATATTACGTCAGCACCGATTGGTGTGGCGGCATCTACCTGTCCCCCACGATGACCGGTAGTCGCCCCGGTGGGTTATCCGCCGCAGCGTGGGCAGCGCTGGTCTCAATGGGTGAGAGCGGTTACCTCGAAGCCGCCCGCCGAATCTTGAAAAGCGCAGAGACAATCAAAAAGGGAATTGCGGCAATTCCAGAGCTGCGGGTTCTCGGAGATCCCCTGTTTGTCATCGCTTTCACTTCCGACACTCTGGACATTTATGCCATTTCCGATGTAATGAGCAAGGCCGGCTGGAATTTGAACGGTTTGCAAAATCCACCTGCGGTTCATCTGGCAGTTACGATTCGACACACCCAGGAGGGTGTTGCTGAAAGGTTTCTGGCAGATCTGCAACAAGCGGTCGAAACCGTCAAAAGCCATCCTGAAATGCAAGGCAACATGACACCGGTATATGGAATGACGGCCAACGTGGTTCTGCGCGAGGCGGTTGATCAGTTCTTACGGGGTTTACTCGACACGGTGTTTGAACCATAA
- a CDS encoding 2-heptaprenyl-1,4-naphthoquinone methyltransferase, with product MQMDKVEQQKHPQKVRAMFTRIAPNYDRMNRIMTLAQDVRWRREVVQRAALSQGGWLLDLGTGTGDLAMEALQQTPTANVVAADFTVPMMQIGRQGKPATIHWCAADALHLPFADEIFDAVISGFLLRNLTNVEWSLREQYRVLKKGGRVVCLDTTQPQANLFSPLTNVHLKWVIPTLGKWFAGDEDAYTYLPQTTQAFLRAEALAELLEQAGFREVGFRRRMFGTIAIHWGVKR from the coding sequence ATGCAGATGGATAAGGTGGAACAGCAAAAGCACCCTCAAAAAGTGCGCGCCATGTTCACTCGCATCGCGCCGAACTACGATCGCATGAATCGCATCATGACTCTGGCGCAAGATGTTCGCTGGCGCAGAGAAGTAGTCCAGCGCGCGGCGCTTTCGCAAGGGGGGTGGCTTTTAGACCTGGGCACCGGCACCGGCGATCTGGCAATGGAAGCGCTGCAGCAAACGCCTACCGCAAATGTGGTCGCGGCCGATTTCACGGTGCCGATGATGCAAATCGGACGGCAGGGTAAACCAGCCACGATCCACTGGTGCGCTGCCGATGCCCTGCATTTACCCTTTGCGGACGAGATTTTCGACGCTGTAATTTCGGGCTTTTTGTTGCGCAATCTCACCAATGTGGAGTGGAGCTTGCGTGAACAATATCGCGTCTTAAAAAAGGGCGGTCGGGTGGTCTGTTTAGATACAACCCAACCTCAAGCAAACCTTTTCTCCCCCTTGACTAACGTTCACCTCAAATGGGTGATCCCCACCCTTGGAAAATGGTTTGCTGGGGATGAAGACGCGTATACCTACTTGCCGCAAACGACCCAGGCTTTTTTACGCGCCGAAGCGTTGGCTGAACTGCTCGAGCAGGCTGGTTTTCGAGAGGTTGGTTTTCGTCGCCGCATGTTCGGTACCATCGCCATCCATTGGGGGGTGAAGAGGTGA
- a CDS encoding Tungsten-containing aldehyde:ferredoxin oxidoreductase, whose amino-acid sequence MKGYMGKMLFVDLTRRQVEARTIPEEWFEQYIGGEGLAMRLFVDLVHPEKDVLDAEQPLIFATGPLSGTLAPCSGRCVVAFWSPATKTIGASNGGGDFAPTLKRAGWDLLVITGRAESPVYLVIDNDNVEIHDGRMLWGKSVSETEDFLNETLGLTNLSIASIGIAGEKGVLFASIMNEKYRAFGRGGPGAVMGSKNLKAIAVRGTKRLPTADQAALKEVAKDAKDEMFQEIFVRDELRPYGTPSFYDAINGLGILPTKNWQRTTFPESQDKLTYQAYHQILDVSPKACFNCAIHCGRYTKVKEGPYAGMEGGGPEYESIAAFGSKCLVTDLNAVTAANHLANDFGLDIISTGQVLATAMEWFEQGILDLEKTQGLDLTWGNGQAVVEGVKRIAHREGIGDLLAQGVKRAAEALGPQAHYAAMHVKGLEMAADEVRASKGEAVVHATSARGADHLRPYASAIDAFGYRDEELGIVGEIDYLEDGNKAWIKPFQELSMATNMLGVCLFASITLAIKASTWAKLLSEVVGKEVTKDELLKAAERVINMERLINARFGFDRKDDTLPKRFLTEPAPDGRGQGQVVDLQKALDSYYTAMGWDLKTGLPGEAKVKELGLEFLLQKA is encoded by the coding sequence ATGAAAGGGTACATGGGAAAGATGTTGTTTGTCGACCTAACCAGGCGGCAGGTTGAGGCACGAACTATCCCCGAAGAGTGGTTTGAACAATATATTGGGGGAGAAGGTTTGGCAATGCGCTTGTTTGTCGACCTGGTTCATCCTGAAAAAGATGTCTTGGATGCCGAACAACCCCTGATTTTTGCCACAGGTCCCTTGAGTGGAACGCTCGCTCCTTGTAGCGGACGCTGTGTCGTCGCGTTCTGGTCACCTGCGACCAAAACAATCGGTGCATCGAATGGAGGCGGAGATTTTGCGCCCACTCTCAAGAGAGCCGGCTGGGATTTGCTGGTCATCACCGGTCGGGCAGAAAGCCCAGTGTACCTGGTGATCGATAATGATAATGTTGAAATTCATGATGGGCGAATGCTGTGGGGAAAATCAGTTAGTGAAACGGAAGACTTCTTGAATGAGACCCTTGGTTTGACGAATCTCTCGATTGCCTCCATTGGGATTGCCGGAGAAAAAGGCGTTCTATTCGCGAGCATTATGAATGAAAAATATCGCGCTTTTGGACGGGGAGGGCCAGGCGCGGTTATGGGAAGTAAAAACTTGAAGGCGATTGCTGTGCGTGGCACCAAAAGATTGCCAACCGCTGACCAGGCTGCCCTCAAAGAAGTTGCGAAAGATGCCAAAGATGAAATGTTTCAGGAAATATTTGTGCGCGATGAGCTGCGTCCCTATGGAACTCCATCTTTCTATGATGCCATTAACGGCCTGGGTATCCTGCCAACCAAAAACTGGCAACGGACGACTTTCCCGGAGTCTCAAGACAAGCTGACCTATCAGGCTTATCATCAAATCCTTGATGTATCGCCAAAAGCTTGCTTCAATTGTGCTATTCATTGTGGGCGGTATACCAAGGTTAAAGAAGGTCCTTACGCTGGTATGGAGGGTGGCGGTCCGGAGTATGAGTCAATTGCGGCTTTTGGTAGCAAGTGTCTGGTTACAGACCTGAATGCAGTAACAGCCGCAAACCACCTGGCGAATGACTTTGGTCTTGACATTATCTCGACCGGTCAGGTATTGGCAACCGCAATGGAATGGTTCGAACAAGGTATCCTTGATCTGGAGAAAACTCAGGGGCTCGATCTTACCTGGGGAAATGGTCAGGCTGTTGTTGAGGGTGTCAAACGAATCGCTCATCGTGAAGGGATCGGTGATTTGCTTGCTCAAGGGGTAAAACGAGCTGCAGAAGCCCTCGGACCTCAAGCCCATTACGCAGCCATGCATGTCAAGGGTCTGGAAATGGCTGCCGACGAGGTACGGGCGAGTAAGGGTGAAGCAGTTGTCCATGCAACCTCTGCGCGTGGGGCTGATCACCTCAGACCTTATGCGTCTGCGATTGATGCCTTTGGTTATCGCGACGAAGAGTTGGGCATTGTGGGTGAGATTGATTATCTCGAGGACGGAAATAAGGCCTGGATCAAACCGTTCCAGGAATTGTCTATGGCAACGAATATGCTCGGTGTATGCTTGTTTGCCTCAATTACGCTTGCCATAAAGGCTTCCACGTGGGCAAAGTTGCTCTCAGAAGTAGTGGGTAAGGAGGTTACAAAGGATGAGCTGTTGAAGGCAGCCGAACGGGTGATCAACATGGAACGTTTGATTAACGCCCGATTCGGCTTTGACCGTAAGGATGATACTTTACCCAAGCGCTTTTTGACCGAACCGGCTCCGGATGGTCGTGGTCAAGGGCAAGTGGTCGATCTGCAAAAAGCGTTGGATAGTTATTATACAGCGATGGGATGGGACCTGAAGACCGGTCTACCGGGTGAAGCAAAGGTCAAAGAACTTGGTCTGGAATTTCTGCTCCAAAAAGCCTGA
- a CDS encoding putative transcriptional regulator of N-Acetylglucosamine utilization, GntR family: MTIFQIQRNSPIPYYFQIEEWIRERIRSGELRPGDLIENEISLAKALGVSRITVRQALDNLAAQGLVVRKRALGTFVAHPRKSFVLNRFQLRSLTEEMAEEGLQVRAQTLEQRVISPSSEIQSQLSLADGDQVILIRRLRFANGKPLCIETCHHPYSYFPLLASIDLTDQSLYEILDREYQRRPVSARDVLVADTADPATARWLNISAGSAVMHIRRLAYDANQIPIEYSQTIFRADQHQIVIEYRG, encoded by the coding sequence ATGACGATCTTTCAGATTCAGCGCAATTCTCCGATTCCCTATTACTTCCAGATTGAAGAATGGATTCGGGAACGAATCAGAAGCGGCGAGCTTCGTCCGGGTGATCTTATCGAAAACGAAATTTCGCTTGCAAAAGCGCTCGGCGTCAGTCGCATCACCGTGCGCCAAGCGCTGGATAACCTGGCCGCTCAAGGATTGGTGGTGCGCAAGCGAGCCTTGGGCACCTTTGTTGCTCACCCGCGTAAATCTTTTGTCTTGAACCGTTTTCAACTGCGGAGTCTGACCGAAGAGATGGCTGAAGAGGGTTTACAAGTCAGGGCGCAAACGCTTGAGCAAAGGGTCATCTCGCCGAGCAGCGAAATCCAGAGCCAACTGAGTCTGGCTGATGGAGACCAGGTTATTCTCATCCGGCGCCTTCGCTTTGCAAATGGAAAACCGTTGTGTATCGAAACCTGTCATCACCCGTATTCTTATTTTCCGCTTCTGGCATCCATCGATCTGACCGATCAGTCACTCTATGAAATTTTAGATCGGGAATACCAGCGGCGGCCGGTGAGTGCTCGAGATGTGCTCGTGGCAGATACTGCCGACCCCGCGACCGCCCGCTGGTTGAACATTTCAGCCGGCTCAGCCGTCATGCACATCCGTCGCCTGGCATATGATGCCAATCAAATCCCTATCGAATATTCCCAAACCATCTTTCGAGCCGATCAACATCAAATTGTCATCGAGTATCGAGGATAA
- a CDS encoding 3-polyprenyl-4-hydroxybenzoate carboxy-lyase UbiX yields the protein MNAVQRLVVGISGASGVILGIRLLEVLKSLPIETHLILSPAARLTIRAETDWEVDDVINLADVSYSHRDIGASIASGSFATRGMMVVPCSIKTLSAIANSYADDLISRAADVTLKEGRPLLLAVRETPLHRGHLRLMELAAQSGAILFPPVPAFYARPKSLEEMVDHLVGRMLARIGIDNEHYPRWGETLDE from the coding sequence GTGAACGCTGTCCAACGCCTGGTGGTGGGGATCAGCGGTGCATCGGGGGTCATTTTGGGCATCCGCCTTTTAGAGGTCTTGAAATCATTGCCGATCGAGACCCACTTAATCTTGTCCCCGGCTGCCCGATTAACCATTCGAGCCGAGACCGATTGGGAAGTTGACGACGTGATTAACTTAGCCGATGTAAGCTACTCGCATCGGGACATCGGCGCTTCGATTGCCTCTGGCTCTTTTGCCACGCGCGGCATGATGGTTGTGCCGTGTTCGATTAAAACTCTGTCCGCCATAGCCAATTCTTATGCCGATGACCTGATTAGCCGCGCGGCAGATGTTACATTGAAAGAAGGGCGTCCGCTCTTACTGGCGGTGCGGGAGACACCTTTACATCGAGGGCATTTGCGCTTGATGGAGTTGGCTGCGCAAAGCGGTGCGATCCTCTTTCCGCCGGTGCCAGCTTTCTACGCACGTCCGAAGAGCCTGGAGGAGATGGTAGACCATTTGGTGGGAAGAATGCTTGCCCGCATTGGAATTGATAACGAACATTATCCCCGTTGGGGAGAAACTTTGGATGAATGA
- a CDS encoding 23S rRNA (guanosine-2'-O-) -methyltransferase rlmB: MARHEWLYGRNAVYEALVARRRAAYRLLISETAQPKGRLAEILRLGERRLIPIEKVSKATLASIHPSHQGVALEVEQYPYVALEDILIYAAEQASHPFLLILDVLQDPQNVGSLLRTAEGVGVHGVLLPYRESVEVTPAVVNASAGASEHLKIARLNLSQAIQVLKQRNIWVIGLEDTPEAQPLEKLNISAALALVVGGEGSGIRPLVRRSCDLLVRLPMKGKIHSYNASVAGSIALFYVALARNEFASP, encoded by the coding sequence ATGGCGCGCCACGAATGGCTTTACGGGCGTAATGCGGTGTACGAAGCGCTGGTCGCTCGGCGCCGCGCCGCCTACCGCCTGCTCATCTCCGAAACGGCTCAACCCAAAGGACGATTGGCTGAAATTTTACGCCTTGGTGAACGGAGGCTGATTCCCATTGAAAAGGTCTCTAAAGCCACTCTCGCTTCCATTCACCCTTCTCATCAGGGCGTTGCTCTCGAGGTGGAGCAATATCCTTACGTAGCTCTTGAAGATATCTTGATTTATGCAGCCGAACAAGCCTCGCATCCTTTTCTCCTTATTTTGGATGTTCTTCAAGACCCTCAAAATGTTGGTTCTCTCCTCCGTACGGCGGAAGGGGTCGGCGTCCACGGCGTGCTCTTGCCCTACCGGGAAAGCGTCGAAGTCACCCCCGCAGTGGTCAATGCCTCTGCCGGCGCCAGTGAGCACCTGAAGATTGCTCGCCTCAACCTGTCGCAAGCCATCCAGGTTCTCAAACAACGAAACATCTGGGTCATCGGGCTTGAAGATACACCCGAAGCTCAGCCGTTAGAAAAACTCAATATCAGCGCTGCTCTGGCTTTGGTCGTAGGAGGAGAGGGTAGCGGAATCCGACCGCTGGTGCGCCGTTCATGCGACCTGCTTGTCCGTCTGCCGATGAAGGGAAAAATTCACTCCTACAATGCGTCTGTGGCAGGTTCCATTGCCCTCTTCTACGTCGCCTTAGCTCGCAATGAATTTGCCTCCCCATAA
- a CDS encoding Methyltransferase type 11, which yields MASALEAPTDDKAARCGEPSYVWRAGQERRWQMILKSAPQQINGIILENGCGVGLYLEKFVPLAKKALGLEIDWERALVARRRQLEVLCAAGEHLPFPDGSFDLILSHEVLEHVSDDRLAMQEMARVLREGGRLLLFVPNRGYPFETHGVYWRGKYHFGNIPLVNYLPRRLRNRLAPHVRIYQRRDLVELIRGLPLRLVSATIIFGAYDNLIARFPTPGRILRFVLQTLEKTPLRIFGLSHFWVLERV from the coding sequence ATGGCATCTGCGCTAGAAGCACCGACCGATGACAAAGCTGCCCGTTGTGGTGAGCCTTCTTATGTCTGGCGCGCCGGACAGGAACGCCGCTGGCAGATGATTTTGAAATCTGCCCCGCAGCAAATCAACGGGATAATTCTAGAAAATGGCTGCGGCGTGGGCTTATATTTAGAAAAGTTTGTTCCTCTCGCCAAAAAGGCGCTCGGTTTGGAAATCGATTGGGAGCGAGCGCTGGTGGCTCGCCGCCGCCAGCTTGAGGTGCTCTGCGCAGCCGGAGAGCACTTACCGTTTCCAGATGGCTCTTTCGACTTAATCCTTAGCCATGAGGTTTTGGAGCATGTAAGCGACGATCGCCTTGCCATGCAAGAGATGGCGCGGGTGCTTAGAGAGGGCGGGCGTTTGCTTTTATTTGTTCCCAACCGCGGCTATCCTTTCGAGACGCATGGTGTCTACTGGCGGGGAAAGTACCACTTTGGCAATATCCCTTTGGTCAACTATTTGCCCCGCCGTCTGCGGAATCGTTTGGCTCCCCATGTGCGCATTTACCAGCGGCGTGATTTGGTGGAACTGATCCGTGGCTTGCCTTTACGCCTGGTGTCGGCGACGATCATTTTCGGGGCTTATGACAATTTGATCGCCCGATTTCCGACTCCTGGCAGAATTTTGCGCTTCGTGTTGCAAACTCTCGAAAAAACTCCCCTGCGCATCTTCGGTCTTTCCCATTTCTGGGTGCTGGAACGGGTCTAA
- a CDS encoding major facilitator superfamily MFS_1 encodes MSTISVTVYPADPKEYNRRIWAWTMYDWANSAFATTILAAVLPIYFSQVAGSTLPTAARATSIWSLGLSISLLIIAVLSPILGTISDIMRGKKKLLAFFAGLGILGTALLVLVESGDWVLASILAIVGRIGFNGANVFYDALLAHVARPEDQDRVSARGYAMGYLGGGLLLAINVVMIQLLPGTWGARLSFLSVAIWWLIFTIPLLRWVPEPPAAALKVERFRELISESFARLAKTLRDIRQYRQLFKYLLAFLIYNDGIGTIIGVAAIYGAELGFGSVELILALLLVQFVGIPYSLIFGRLPTAGDRRRPFFLAFILFNLFALPILGIVGARALPTEMVGAPPPPFQSTATAVGEGLYTPQSQAVKLIGDWTIDTLPARQAGLDKDLVYARAKDSTARVELRFNGQKVRITHSTGPDHGIWSVLLDGQPYLDPDTGKPLEIDAYSVAYRYDVSRVIVAESAGEHVLEIVNAGKKYPASHAILISLVSIEVLPPIRESNLLLILGMILGIELIGLLFAALFGKLFFARLAERLDTKRSILLALLVYSVIAVWGFFLNSTIEFWCLAWMVAIVQGGSQALSRSLYAYLSPASKSGEFFGLFGVMEKFSAMIGPLFFAAAGAIFGSSRPAILSIIAFFILGGFLLASVNVQEGRRIAEAEDEAYLKANADG; translated from the coding sequence ATGAGCACAATATCCGTCACTGTTTATCCTGCCGACCCCAAAGAGTACAATCGTCGTATCTGGGCTTGGACAATGTACGATTGGGCGAATTCCGCCTTTGCCACCACGATTTTGGCGGCTGTCTTACCCATCTATTTTAGCCAGGTTGCCGGTTCCACCTTACCCACTGCAGCGCGGGCAACCTCGATTTGGAGCTTGGGGTTGAGCATTTCTTTGCTGATCATTGCTGTTCTCTCGCCAATCCTGGGCACCATTTCAGACATTATGCGGGGCAAGAAGAAGCTGTTGGCTTTCTTTGCCGGGCTGGGTATTTTGGGCACAGCCTTGTTAGTGTTGGTGGAAAGCGGTGATTGGGTGCTGGCTTCCATTCTGGCGATCGTCGGGCGAATTGGTTTCAACGGGGCAAATGTTTTTTATGACGCCCTATTGGCGCATGTTGCCAGACCTGAGGATCAGGATCGCGTCTCGGCGCGTGGTTACGCCATGGGTTATCTTGGAGGTGGTTTATTGCTGGCGATCAATGTGGTTATGATCCAGCTTCTACCCGGCACCTGGGGCGCGCGCCTTTCTTTCCTCAGTGTGGCAATTTGGTGGTTGATTTTTACCATACCCCTCTTGCGCTGGGTGCCTGAACCACCTGCGGCTGCTCTGAAGGTTGAACGTTTCAGGGAATTGATTTCTGAGAGCTTTGCGAGATTGGCAAAAACCCTGCGAGATATTCGTCAATATCGACAGTTATTTAAGTATTTGCTGGCCTTTCTGATCTACAACGACGGGATTGGGACGATTATCGGTGTGGCTGCGATCTATGGGGCGGAATTGGGCTTTGGTAGTGTCGAGTTGATCCTGGCGTTGCTTCTGGTGCAGTTTGTTGGCATCCCCTATAGCCTGATATTTGGTCGCCTGCCCACTGCTGGCGACCGCCGTCGGCCGTTCTTTTTAGCCTTCATTCTGTTTAACCTTTTTGCACTGCCCATTCTTGGCATCGTTGGAGCAAGGGCTTTACCGACTGAAATGGTTGGTGCGCCACCACCACCCTTCCAAAGCACCGCTACTGCGGTCGGAGAGGGCTTGTATACCCCTCAGAGCCAGGCAGTTAAGCTAATCGGTGACTGGACGATTGATACCCTGCCCGCCCGCCAGGCTGGTCTGGACAAAGATTTAGTCTATGCCAGAGCCAAAGATAGTACGGCACGGGTCGAATTGAGATTCAACGGACAAAAAGTGCGCATTACCCATAGCACCGGTCCTGATCATGGTATTTGGAGTGTGCTTTTAGATGGTCAACCCTATCTCGATCCGGATACGGGCAAACCCCTCGAAATTGATGCCTATAGCGTGGCTTATCGCTATGATGTCAGTCGGGTGATTGTCGCCGAATCAGCTGGCGAACACGTCCTGGAGATCGTCAACGCCGGTAAAAAATATCCTGCCAGCCACGCCATCTTGATCTCCCTGGTTTCGATTGAGGTTTTGCCTCCCATTCGGGAAAGCAACCTGTTATTGATTTTGGGAATGATTTTGGGCATAGAATTGATTGGTTTGCTATTCGCAGCTTTGTTCGGCAAGCTGTTCTTTGCCAGACTGGCTGAACGATTGGATACCAAACGCAGTATTTTGTTAGCCTTGCTGGTCTATTCGGTGATCGCGGTTTGGGGATTCTTCCTGAACTCCACCATCGAGTTTTGGTGTTTAGCCTGGATGGTAGCTATCGTTCAGGGTGGCAGTCAGGCACTCAGCCGCAGTCTCTACGCTTATCTATCCCCGGCTTCCAAAAGCGGAGAGTTCTTTGGCTTGTTTGGGGTTATGGAGAAGTTTTCAGCGATGATTGGGCCGCTGTTTTTCGCCGCAGCGGGCGCTATCTTTGGCAGCAGCCGTCCAGCCATTCTTTCGATTATCGCCTTTTTTATCCTGGGCGGCTTTCTGCTCGCCAGTGTAAATGTCCAGGAAGGTCGGCGTATCGCTGAGGCGGAGGACGAAGCCTACTTGAAAGCCAATGCAGATGGATAA